The region CGTAGGCGTCGCCGTTTTCGTGCAGTTCCAGCTCGGTGCTCACCTGGGTGTCGGGCGACAGGCTGATTTCCTGGCGCTTGCTCACGATGCCCAGCGCCGCCTGGAAGCAGGCGGAGTAGCCGGCAGCCAGCAGCTGTTCGGGGTTGGTGCCTTCGCCGCCCTCGCCTCCCAGTTCGACCGGCAGGCTCAGGGGAAGATCAATGCGGCTGTCGTCGGTGGCGACTTTCTCTCCGGCGGCGCCATAAGCGGTGGCATGAGCGGTATAAAGTTTTGGCATGGCTTCAGGATAGGCTCCGGCCAGCCAGAATAAAAGCTGCCGGACTTGCTCCGCCCTTTATCAAAGTAGCATCAAAAGAGTATCCAGTACGGCAAAAAAAGCCGCCCGGTACGTGACCGAGCAGCTGAGGGAGAGGAGAAGCGAGGGGGCTTGCTCAGCCGGCCGCGATGTCGGCCAGAGCGTCTTTGTCCTTGAGGGTGATCTTGCCGTAGCCAGCGCTGATCACACCGTCGCGGCTGAGTTCGCCAACCACTTTGGTAACGGTTTCGCGCACGCTGCCGACAGCGGCGGCCAGTTCATCGTGGGTAGCGTAGATCATGGTTTCACCGCTGTCCAGCTGGGTGGCCAGGGCAGTGTCCTTCAGTTCCAGCAGCTCGGCGGCGATGCGGGCGCGCAGACGCTTGCCGACCAACCGGAAGATGCTTTCATAAGCGCGTTCCAGGGTCTTGACCAGATGGCCGGTGACCATCAGGTTGTCTTCGCTGCTCATCAGTGCCGGGTTGATCACGTCCACCGCCGAGTCGGTCACGGCTTCGGCAAAGTAGGCGCGTTCGGTGCCGCTGAGGGCTTCTTCACCGAAGTATTCGCCGGGCTTGACGTAACGCAGGGTCAGGCCATTGCCGTCGTCGTCCATGGTGTGAATCCGGATCAGGCCGCTCTGAACGCGGTACAGCATGTCGCTGGGGCCAGGGTACAGAATGACGGAGCCGGGGCGGTGGGTCACGGTATCCACGTAGTTGTCGCTCAGAGTCTTGGTTTCGGTCATATCGCTCTGGTGGGTCAGTTGAGTCATCGAGGTCTCCTTAAGAGGTCCTGTGAAGGTGAGAAGTGAAAGTTGGTGCGAAGGCGATTCTGGCGCTCTAGCTGCTTGCCAGGAATCATTCCTATCACTGACAACAGTGTACACCTACATCACATTCTTGTAAACACTTTTGTTGGGTCAAACGTGCTTCATGCCCTCTTAATTCTGCTGATCCCAGAATAACGCCTTCCAAAGTCGCTGTGAGACAAAGAAAAAGCTTCTGGGATGACTCTCTGCTCTGTGACTGCCGGTCTGGCAAGCGCAATCAACAGTGCAGACATAGTGACGGTGATCTCGATCTGACGCTGTGAAAAAGACCCCTGCAGGTGGAGGGCCTTTTCTTTAGGGAGAGGTGGGCGGATTTGTCCCCAAAGCTTATAGTTCGTCTTCCTTGCGGATGGGGAAGGCGCTGATCACACAGTCCTTGTCCGACAGGTTGATCACCTTCACGCCCTGAGCATTGCGGCCGGTGACCCGAACCTCTTCCACCCGGGTGCGGATGACCAGACCGCCCTGGGTCAGCACCATCAGTTCTTCGTTGCCGTCTACCCGGGCCAGCGTGACCAGCCGTCCGGTCTTCTCGGTCACGTCCAGGGTAATCACGCCCTGGCCGCCGCGGCCCTTGCTGGGATAGTCGCTCACCGGGGTGCGCTTGCCCAGGCCATGTTCGCTGACGGCCAGCAGTTCACTGTCGGTGTCCTGCGGAACCAGCGCCATGCTGACCACCCGGTCGTCGCCCTTGAGGCGAATACCGATCACACCCTGGGTGGCGCGGCCGGTGTCGCGCACCTCGCTGGCCGCGAAGCGCATGGCCTTGCCTTCCTGCGTCGCCAGCACGATATCGCTGCCGTCCTTCACGATGCCCACCGAGATCAGCTCGTCGCTGCCTTGCAGGTTAATCGCGATCAGGCCCGCAGAGGTGATGTTGCCGTAATCGGTGATGCGGGTGCGCTTGACCATGCCGTTCTTGGTGGCAAAGACGAACGAGCCTTCTTCGTCAAAGCCCTTGATGCTCTGCACCGAGGCGATGTTTTCGTCCTCGCGCAGCGAAGGCAGCAGATTGCGGATGTGCGAGCCCTTGGCGTCACGGGCGGCTTCGGGCAGATCGTAGATTTTCTCGTGGAACAGCCGGCCCTGGTCGGTAAAGAACAGCATGTAATCGTGGGTGGAGCCTACGAATACGCGGGTGTTCACGTCTTCCTCGCGCAATTTACCGCCGCGCGAGCCTCTGCCGCCACGCGACTGGGCGCGGTAGGCGTCCAGGGTGGTGCGCTTGAGGTAACCGGCCTCGGTCATGGTGATCACCATGTCTTCTACGGCGATCAGGTCTTCCTTGGAGATGTCCTCTTCCAGAGCCGTGATGGCCGAGCGGCGCTCGTCGCCGTAGCGGTCGCGGATATCGCGGATTTCCTTCTTGATTTCGCGCCACAGCAGCTTTTCGTCGCCCAGAATGGCGCGCAGGCGGGTAATCAGCTGCTGGAGGTCGTCGTATTCGCTCTGCAGCTTTTCGCGTTCCAGACCTACCAGTCGCTGCAGGCGCATGTCCAAGATGGCCTGGGCCTGCGGCTCGCTCAGCTCGAAGCGGGCCATCAGGGCGTCACGGGCTTCGGCGCCGGTGTTGCTGGCGCGGATCAGCGCGATGACCTCGTCAATATGGCCCAGCGCCTTGATCAGCCCTTCCAGGATATGGGCGCGCTCTTCGGCCTTGCGCAGCTCGTATTGGGTGCGGCGGGTCACCACTTCGCGGCGGTGATCCAGGAAATAACGCATGGTGTCGATCAGTGGCAGCACCCGCGGCTCGCCGTTCACGATGCTGAGGTTGATCACCGTGAAGGTGCTTTGCAGCTGGGTGTACTTGTACAGCTGGTTCAGGACCAGAGTAGGAATCGCGCCGCGCTTGAGTTCGATGACGATACGCACCGGCTCTTTGCGGTCCGATTCGTCGCGCAGGGCCGAGATATCGGGAATCTTGCCGGCCTTGTACATCGCCGAGATGGTCTGAATCAGGTTGGTCTTGTTGACCTGGTAGGGAATCTCGGAAATCACGATCTGCGAGCGGTTGTTCTTTTCCTCGATGCGGGCCTTGCCGCGCACCTTGAGGCTGGCGTGCCCGGTGGTGTAGGCGTCCTGAATGCCCTGCTTGGCAATCCGGCCGCCGGTGGGGAAGTCGGGGCCCTGCACGTGCTCCATCATCTCCGGCAGGGTGATGTTGGGGTGATCGATCAGGGCCAGCAGGCCGTTGCTGATCTCGGTGAGGTTGTGCGGCGGGATGTTGGTCGCCATGCCCACGGCGATGCCCGAAGCCCCGTTGATCAACAGGTTGGGCACGGCGGCCGGCAGCACGCTGGGTTCCTCGGTGGTTTCGTCATAGTTGGGCTTCATGACGATGGTTTCTTTTTCCAGGTCGGCCAGCAGTTCCTCGGCCAGCTTGGTCATGCGGGCTTCGGTATAACGCATGGCGGCAGGCGGGTCGCCGTCGATCGAGCCGAAGTTGCCCTGGGGGTGCACCATTGGGTAGCGCATGTTCCACCACTGGCCCAGACGCACCATCGCGTCATAAATAGAGGAGTCGCCGTGGGGGTGGTACTTCTTCATCACTTCGCCCACCACGGCCGCCGACTTGGCGTGCTTCTGGTTGGCGTAGAGCCCTTCGAGCATCATCGCGTACATGATCCGGCGCTGCACCGGCTTGAGGCCGTCGCGCACGTCGGGCAGCGCCCGGTCCACGATCACGTTCATGGCGTAGTTGATAAAATTGGTTTTGACTTCAGAGGTGATGTCAACGGGATGGATTCCGGTCATGCAAACTCCATTCTGTGCTGGGCCGGCCACGCCGCGCCGAGGTGGCAAACGGCGAAAACGGCCCAGCCGGGGCAGGCGGGAAGGCGGTACCGGGCGCGGCCCCGGGAGGCCCGGGCGCGGCGGTTATTCTGTAAAATTCTAACAGAACCACAAGAATTATGCTACTGGCGTAACGAGTCGCCTCCAAAGACTGACCGTATTCTAGCGCACTTGGCCCCGGAATACGCCGCAGAGCGGGTTCTGGGGCGCAGGGCTTCCGGGCGCGGGGTAGAGCACGCGGGAGCAAGGCCGGCACCATTTTTTCCGGGTCCGGACGTGACAACCATGACAGCTCACTTTCTCTATGATGCGGAGCAATGCTAAACGAACTCACACAACTGGTCAGGGACGTGGACGGCGCCTGGGCAGCCGCCATTGGAGGGCTTGACGGCCTGCTGGTTGAGGGCCACAGCGCCGCCGAAGTCAGCCTGGACCTGCTGGTGGCCGAGCACGCCGGGCTGCTGCGGGCCGCCAGCGACGCTTACGCCATGGTCGGCGGCGGCGCGGCACGCGAGCTGTATATCCGCGGCGAACAGCTGAGCGTGTTCTTGCAGCCGGTCAACGCTGAATTTTTCGTGTTGCTGGCCCTGGACAGCCGCGCCAATCTGGGCCAGGCCCGTCTGTACGCCCGCGCCACCGCGCAGCAGCTGGCAGGTGAGCTGTAATGGCGCCCCGTCTGGGCAGCCTGCGTGAATTGCCCGGTGTCTCGGCCGCCGCGCTGGTGGGCCGCGACGGCCTGCCGCTGGCCGCTGCCGGCGAAGGCGCCGACCTGCTGGCTGCCGAGCTGGCCGCGCTGCGTGAGTCGCTGGACCGCCTGGGCCGCCGGCTGGGTGTGGGCGAGGTGAGCCGGGTGGCCTTTACCATGCCGGCGCTGGAAGTGGTGGCCCTCAGCCAGGGTGACTACACCCTGGGAGCGGCGCTGGTGCGCGGAATGGACACTTCCGCCGCGCAGCAACGGCTGGCCGCGCTGATGGATGAGGTGCTAGCCCAGTTGCCCCACCTGGCACCGGCGGATGGGCAGGCCCAGAACCTGAATCCGAATCAGGGCCTGAATCAAAGTCAGGGCGAGGTGCCGGCATGACCCAGCTGCTGCTGGATTCCTTATTGGAAGGGCGCGGTATTCACGCGGCGGCACTGTATGGCAGCGATGGCACGTCGCTGGCCGAGGCCGGTGACGTGGGCAGCGGCCCGACCATTGCTAGCCTGCTGGTGCCGGCCCGCGCGATTGTGCAGACCTTGCAGCAGACCCTGAACGCCCAGGGCTGGAACGACCTGCTGCTGGACCTGGAAAGCGGCCCGCTGCTGCTGACACCCGGGCAGGACGGACAGGTGCTGGCAGTGGCTTTTGATGACCTGTCCAGCCTGGGTCGGGTGCGCCTGAGCGTGCGGCGGGTGCTGGAAAACCTGCCCGGCTGAGGCGCGGCTGGAAAGAGAGAGGAAAAGAGCAGGGGCCGCTTAATTCTAGGCGGCCCCTGCGCGTTATTTGATTTGCGGCGTCTGCTCCCGCTTTAGCGGCTGAGGTCCACTCCACTCAGCAGTTCGGGCAGCGGGAAAGAGGAGATGGGCGTGCGGGTGCCGCCCAGTGAGAACCATTCCTGGTCCACCATCCGCTGCTCGAAGTCGGTGCGCTGCTCGGGGCTTAGCCGGCCCATGGCGCTGCCGGGTCCCATCTAGGTGCCGTGCGCGGCCAGCGCAGCCTTTTTCTGCTCGGCGTAGGCGGCTACGTTCATCTTCACGGCGGCGGTTGCTTCGCTGATGCCGTAGCGCTCGGGTTCCAGTTCGCGGGTGGGGTCCATCATGTTCAGGTTGCGGGCCACCTCGCTGGAAAAGACGGTGTAGTACAGCCGCTGCGGGCCGCCGTAGGGGAGATGTCCGGTTGAGAAGAAAGCGCTCACCGTGGCCCGCTGCATTTGCAGGTGGTCCACGTGGCCGTAGCCGCCGTGGGGATCAAAGGTGATCAGGACATGCGGGCGGCGCTCTTCAATCAGGGCGCGCAGCTTGTCCTCGATATCCAGCACGTCCACGTTCATCAGGGCCAGCGGGTCGTCGTGGCGGGTGCGCTCGAAGCGGCCCGAGTCGTGGTAGCCCAGAAAGACCGGTACCGGAATCCCGATGGCCTGGCAGGCCGCCCGCAGTTCGGCCTCGCGTTGCTGGCCCAGGTCGGTGACGGTCATGCTGGGATCGGTCATCTTGCCGGCCTCGCCGCGGGTAGCGCACACCAGCGTGATTTCGGCGCCGGCCTGGGCGTAGGCGGCCAGCGTGCCGGCCACCGCAAAAGCTTCGTCGTCGGGGTGAGCGAAGACGGCCATGATGCGGGCGCCTTCGGCCTTCAGGGAGAGAGGTTGAGCAGAAGTCATGCCGCGCAGTGTAGCGCTGCGCCGGGCGGGCCAACGTGCCGGGCAGCCCCAGCCATAGGGCGCCGGGGTACAGTGCTGCTATGCCCAAGATCATTGCCATCACCTCGGAAAAGGGAGGCGTGGGAAAAAGCACGCTGGCGGTTCATCTGGCCGGAGCACTCAGTGAACGCGGCCTGGAAACGGTCCTGATTGATGAAGATGGCCGGGTGGGCAGCTCGCTGCGCTGGAGCCGGCGCGGGCCGGGGCTGCCGTTTCCGGTGCTGGACCCGGACGATGTCAAGCCCAAGCGGCTGGCCCGGCTGGACGCGGTGATCGTGGACACCGAGGGCCGCCCCCGCCGCCGCGACCTACGCGAGCTGGCCGAGCGGGCTGACCTGATTCTGGTGCCCAGCGGGGTTTCGCCGCTGGAGCTGGACGCTGCCCAGGAGCTGATGGGCTTTCTGGGCAGCGAGCCCGGCGCGGCCCGGCGCAGCATGGCGGTGCTGACCCGGGTGCCGCCGGTGGGCCGCGCTGCCGAAACCGCCCGCGAGGACCTGCGTGACCTGGGCATCCGGGTGGCAAACACGGTGGTGCGCCAGTACGCCGCTTACCAGAAAGCGGCCGAACAGGGCGTGCTGTGCCGCGACGTGCGCGATGAGCGGGCCGCCGCCTGGGACGACCTGCTGGCCCTGTCGCGCGAGGTGCTCTGATGTCCCGCTTCGGGTATCTGGACAGCGAGACTGGAAAAAAAGCAGCCAAAAAGGCGGCCAAGAAAGCCAGGAAACTGGACAAGGACGCCGGCCACGGCAAAAAGGGCAGCCGCCACGCCGAGGACCCGCTGGAACGCGGACAGGTGGAAGTGGTGTACGTGCGCCGCGAAACTATCCGGGCCGCCTGGCGCGAGCTGAAAGCGGAAGGCGGCGAAAGCCTCAGCGAGCTGGTGGATGATTTGTTGCTCGGCTGGCTGCAGGAACGCCAAGATGCACAGATGGCAGCTGCCGGCGGCCGGGCAACCGCGGAGGATGCAGCAGACGCGGAAGATGTGGAGGATGACCGCTAGATGCCTGAACTTGCCGGGGAGCGGCGGGTAGGCCGCTACGCTCCCAGCCCCACCGGGGCGCTGCATCTGGGCAACATCCGTACTGCATTGCTGGCCTGGCTGCACAGTCGCGCCTTGGGCGGCCAGCACCTGCTGCGCTTTGAGGACCTGGACACCGGCCGGGTCAGACCGTGGGCTTACGACGTGACCCGGCGCGACCTGGAGTGGCTGGGCCTGGACTGGGACGCCGAATACCGCCAGTCGGAGCGGCTGGAACACTACGCGGCGGCAGCAGCGCGGCTGGACACCTACCCCTGCACCTGCACCCGCCGCGAGATTCAGGCGGCGGTGCAGGACGCTGCCGGAGCGCCGCACGGCACCGAGCCGGTATATCCCGGCACCTGCCGCACTCACCCCCACGACCCGCAGCGCCCGGCTGCCTGGCGCTGGCGGGTGCCCGACTGGCATATCTGCGTGCAGGACAGCCTCAGCGGCGAGACGCTCTGCCAGTCGCTCCCGGCCGAGGTGGGCGACCCCGTGCTGCACCGTAATGACGGAGTCTACGCCTATCACCTGGCAGTGGTGGTGGACGACGCTGCTATGGGCGTCACCGACGTGGTGCGCGGCGCCGACCTGTGGCCGGCCACCCCACGCCAGGCCGCTTTGCAGCAGGCACTGGGTTTCCCCCGGCCGCAGTACTGGCACGTGCCGCTGATGACCGATTACCGTGGTGAACGCCTGGCCAAGCGGGGCGGCGCACCGGCGCTGCGCGACCTGCGCGACGGGGGCACTGTGACGCCCGGACGGGTACTCGCTGAGCTGGCCCGCTCGCTGGGCTGGGCGGTGCCGGCCGAGGTCACTGCCCCCGAACTGCTGTCGCTGTGGCGGGAGCAGGCGCGGCTGTAAGGCTTTTTCAGGGCCGTTTCGGCTGACCAGGGTGAAAGCTTGCAGCAAGTTACCTTTCCCTGAGCGGCAGTATGCTGGCACTATGAGATTCCTGCTGAATCTGATCTTGAGTGCCCTGTCGCTGTATGCCGTCACCCGGATGTACAGCGGAGTGAATTTCGCGCCCGGCACCGAGTGGCCGCAGGTGCTGCTGGCCGCCCTGGTGCTGGGGGTGGTCAACGCCCTGGTCCGGCCGCTGCTGGGGCTGCTCTCGCTGCCCATCACCATACTGACTTTCGGGCTGTTCACCCTGGTGCTCAACGGGCTGATGCTGTGGCTCACGGCCGAATTTACTGCGCTGGACGTGAATGGTCTGGGGGCCGCCATCGTGGGCTCGGTGCTGCTGAGCCTGGTCACCTGGGTGCTGAACGCCATTCTGGACGCCCTGGCGATTGACAGGACCCGCCGTCTGTGACGGGCACCTCACCTGCTGGCCTCTGGACCGTCACCACCCCCGCCGAGCTGCGCGCCGCCCTGAAAGACGCCCACCGCCAGGGGCAGAGTGTGGGGCTGGTGCCCACCATGGGCTTCCTGCACGAGGGGCACGCTGCGCTGATTCGCCGCTCAGCCGCCGAGAACGCGCTTACGGTGGTCAGTGTGTTCGTGAATCCCACCCAGTTCGCGCCCAGCGAGGACCTGAGCAACTATCCGCGTGACTTGGCCCGCGACCAAGCGTTGGCACAGGCTTCCGGCGCAGCGCTGCTGTTTCATCCACAGCCGCAGGACATCTACCCGGCCGGCCACGCCACCACGGTCAGCGTGGCGGGGCTGAATACTCGCGTCGAAGGGGCTTCGCGGCCCGGGCATTTTGATGGGGTCGCCACCATCGTACTGAAACTGTTACAGCTGGTGCAGCCGGCCCGAATCTATTTCGGAGAGAAAGACTGGCAGCAGCTGGCAGTGGTGCGCCGGATGGTGGCCGACCTGTTCGTGCCGGCCGAGGTGGTCGGTGTGCCGGTGGTGCGCGAAGCGAGCGGGCTGGCCCTCAGCAGCCGCAACAGTTATCTGTCGGCGGAGCAGCAGGCGCAGGCCGCGGTGATCTCGCGGGCGCTGCGGGCCATTCAGGCGGCCTATACGGCCGGCGAACGGGACACAGCGGCTTTGCTGGCGGCCGGGCAGGCAGTGCTGGCGCAGGAGCCGCTGGAACTGGACTACTTGCACCTGCTGGACGCTGAGCTGCACCCCTTGCAGGGTCAACTGAGCCCCGAACAGGCGGCCGGCGCGCGGCTGGTCTTTGCCGGCCGGCTGCATGGCGTGCGTCTGATCGACAATATGCCGCTGCTGGCAGCTGAAACTTCTTCGGACATCTAAAGACCGCAAGTTGCCCGGCACGGCCCGGGCAGCTGCGGCATACTGAACCGTGACCGTACTCTCATATGTGCGCTGGCCCCCGGGCACGGCGGGCATCCGGAAGCTGAGCGGTCCCCCGCAAGGAGTCTTATGTTCCGAATCGACGAGCTGCTGATAGAAATGATCAATGCCGGTGCCAGCGACGTGCACCTTCAGGCTGGAAGCCCCCCAATGGGCCGGATCCACGGGGATCTGGTGCAGTTCGGCTCCAAGGTGCTGCGCCCCGAGGATACGGCTGCCTATGCCCAGGCCCTGCTGAGCCCCGAGCAGTGGGAGGATTTCGAGTTCCGCAATGAACTGGACGCCGCTTACAGCCTGGCGGGACACGGGCGCTTCCGAGTCAACGTGTTCCGGCAGCGCGGCTCGGTGGGCATCGTGCTGCGGGTGGTGCGCGACCAGATTCCCGACTTCGAGACCCTGGGTCTGCCCCAGGAGGTGATGCGCACCATGGCCGAGTCGC is a window of Deinococcus sp. Marseille-Q6407 DNA encoding:
- a CDS encoding Ohr family peroxiredoxin — translated: MPKLYTAHATAYGAAGEKVATDDSRIDLPLSLPVELGGEGGEGTNPEQLLAAGYSACFQAALGIVSKRQEISLSPDTQVSTELELHENGDAYDFKIHITVSGSDVEGEQLQHLLDETLKVCPITRATQNAELSVSAG
- a CDS encoding helix-turn-helix domain-containing protein; this encodes MTQLTHQSDMTETKTLSDNYVDTVTHRPGSVILYPGPSDMLYRVQSGLIRIHTMDDDGNGLTLRYVKPGEYFGEEALSGTERAYFAEAVTDSAVDVINPALMSSEDNLMVTGHLVKTLERAYESIFRLVGKRLRARIAAELLELKDTALATQLDSGETMIYATHDELAAAVGSVRETVTKVVGELSRDGVISAGYGKITLKDKDALADIAAG
- the gyrA gene encoding DNA gyrase subunit A, whose product is MTGIHPVDITSEVKTNFINYAMNVIVDRALPDVRDGLKPVQRRIMYAMMLEGLYANQKHAKSAAVVGEVMKKYHPHGDSSIYDAMVRLGQWWNMRYPMVHPQGNFGSIDGDPPAAMRYTEARMTKLAEELLADLEKETIVMKPNYDETTEEPSVLPAAVPNLLINGASGIAVGMATNIPPHNLTEISNGLLALIDHPNITLPEMMEHVQGPDFPTGGRIAKQGIQDAYTTGHASLKVRGKARIEEKNNRSQIVISEIPYQVNKTNLIQTISAMYKAGKIPDISALRDESDRKEPVRIVIELKRGAIPTLVLNQLYKYTQLQSTFTVINLSIVNGEPRVLPLIDTMRYFLDHRREVVTRRTQYELRKAEERAHILEGLIKALGHIDEVIALIRASNTGAEARDALMARFELSEPQAQAILDMRLQRLVGLEREKLQSEYDDLQQLITRLRAILGDEKLLWREIKKEIRDIRDRYGDERRSAITALEEDISKEDLIAVEDMVITMTEAGYLKRTTLDAYRAQSRGGRGSRGGKLREEDVNTRVFVGSTHDYMLFFTDQGRLFHEKIYDLPEAARDAKGSHIRNLLPSLREDENIASVQSIKGFDEEGSFVFATKNGMVKRTRITDYGNITSAGLIAINLQGSDELISVGIVKDGSDIVLATQEGKAMRFAASEVRDTGRATQGVIGIRLKGDDRVVSMALVPQDTDSELLAVSEHGLGKRTPVSDYPSKGRGGQGVITLDVTEKTGRLVTLARVDGNEELMVLTQGGLVIRTRVEEVRVTGRNAQGVKVINLSDKDCVISAFPIRKEDEL
- a CDS encoding roadblock/LC7 domain-containing protein, whose amino-acid sequence is MLNELTQLVRDVDGAWAAAIGGLDGLLVEGHSAAEVSLDLLVAEHAGLLRAASDAYAMVGGGAARELYIRGEQLSVFLQPVNAEFFVLLALDSRANLGQARLYARATAQQLAGEL
- a CDS encoding roadblock/LC7 domain-containing protein — encoded protein: MAPRLGSLRELPGVSAAALVGRDGLPLAAAGEGADLLAAELAALRESLDRLGRRLGVGEVSRVAFTMPALEVVALSQGDYTLGAALVRGMDTSAAQQRLAALMDEVLAQLPHLAPADGQAQNLNPNQGLNQSQGEVPA
- a CDS encoding roadblock/LC7 domain-containing protein, coding for MTQLLLDSLLEGRGIHAAALYGSDGTSLAEAGDVGSGPTIASLLVPARAIVQTLQQTLNAQGWNDLLLDLESGPLLLTPGQDGQVLAVAFDDLSSLGRVRLSVRRVLENLPG
- a CDS encoding PIG-L deacetylase family protein → MTSAQPLSLKAEGARIMAVFAHPDDEAFAVAGTLAAYAQAGAEITLVCATRGEAGKMTDPSMTVTDLGQQREAELRAACQAIGIPVPVFLGYHDSGRFERTRHDDPLALMNVDVLDIEDKLRALIEERRPHVLITFDPHGGYGHVDHLQMQRATVSAFFSTGHLPYGGPQRLYYTVFSSEVARNLNMMDPTRELEPERYGISEATAAVKMNVAAYAEQKKAALAAHGT
- a CDS encoding ParA family protein, whose amino-acid sequence is MPKIIAITSEKGGVGKSTLAVHLAGALSERGLETVLIDEDGRVGSSLRWSRRGPGLPFPVLDPDDVKPKRLARLDAVIVDTEGRPRRRDLRELAERADLILVPSGVSPLELDAAQELMGFLGSEPGAARRSMAVLTRVPPVGRAAETAREDLRDLGIRVANTVVRQYAAYQKAAEQGVLCRDVRDERAAAWDDLLALSREVL
- the gluQRS gene encoding tRNA glutamyl-Q(34) synthetase GluQRS; the encoded protein is MPELAGERRVGRYAPSPTGALHLGNIRTALLAWLHSRALGGQHLLRFEDLDTGRVRPWAYDVTRRDLEWLGLDWDAEYRQSERLEHYAAAAARLDTYPCTCTRREIQAAVQDAAGAPHGTEPVYPGTCRTHPHDPQRPAAWRWRVPDWHICVQDSLSGETLCQSLPAEVGDPVLHRNDGVYAYHLAVVVDDAAMGVTDVVRGADLWPATPRQAALQQALGFPRPQYWHVPLMTDYRGERLAKRGGAPALRDLRDGGTVTPGRVLAELARSLGWAVPAEVTAPELLSLWREQARL
- a CDS encoding phage holin family protein — protein: MRFLLNLILSALSLYAVTRMYSGVNFAPGTEWPQVLLAALVLGVVNALVRPLLGLLSLPITILTFGLFTLVLNGLMLWLTAEFTALDVNGLGAAIVGSVLLSLVTWVLNAILDALAIDRTRRL
- the panC gene encoding pantoate--beta-alanine ligase — protein: MTGTSPAGLWTVTTPAELRAALKDAHRQGQSVGLVPTMGFLHEGHAALIRRSAAENALTVVSVFVNPTQFAPSEDLSNYPRDLARDQALAQASGAALLFHPQPQDIYPAGHATTVSVAGLNTRVEGASRPGHFDGVATIVLKLLQLVQPARIYFGEKDWQQLAVVRRMVADLFVPAEVVGVPVVREASGLALSSRNSYLSAEQQAQAAVISRALRAIQAAYTAGERDTAALLAAGQAVLAQEPLELDYLHLLDAELHPLQGQLSPEQAAGARLVFAGRLHGVRLIDNMPLLAAETSSDI